The following DNA comes from Carassius auratus strain Wakin chromosome 46, ASM336829v1, whole genome shotgun sequence.
taattttgatcCCCATTTACAAAATAGTGAACTACTCAATGAATGACATTTAATAATTTGGCTTTCAACACTATGTATGTTTGTCTTTCctcaaaaaacatgaacaaaatcaaAACCTTTCATATCACTTTCTGAAACTTGGTTGATTGCAGCAATCAAGCACAATTAACACTGATGACTAGTGACCATTTGCGTTAACTACAGATTTGGAGACGTACAATGACACGGAcctgaggaagatgaagatgGCCTGTCTGTACGACACTCCGTTCAGGTTGTCATAGAAGTCCAGGTAAGGTTTAATACTGTCGATCAGCCCGGGATGCATTTTATCCATTTCATCGAAGATGAACATTGAACGCGGGCAGATGGAAACATTCCCTCGTATCCACTCCTGTAACTGggtctaaacacacacaaaacaagcttttttttacaaatatgacTATAAAACATTCGATTCAATCACCGCACTGGATGCTTTGTGTTGGTTCGGGTGAAATATATGATGTCATTTCTGTGTATAAACTCATTACCTTGTACGAGTCGATGTGAGCCTCATGGGGAAAGTGTGCCGTCGCTGTAAACAGATGAACGAAGTTGCTCGTCATCCCTTTCTCGTAAATATTTTCTGCTATGAGTTGGCTCACGAAGTTCTTCCCGGTCCCCGTCCAGCCGTGGAGGGACAGAACCAGCGGTTTCTTTGGGGTTTTGTTGTTCATGAAGCCCGTGACGGCTTTGATGATGACCTCAGCAGCGACATGCTGCCCGTACAGCTTCGTGTTGAGGTCATTCTTCAGTCCTGTGGACCAGAGGACAGATTTACAGCAATCATGTGATTTATACATAACATCtgcactttaattaattaattatgcacTGGACAACTAattatgtttaattgtttacaacagggttgttatagttaaactagttatttgaaatattgtgtagtaatgtaataataataataataatgacgcATTCTGCATAAAATGCAGAATCAATATTCAgtacagtttaataaaaatgttatgaaaatttaaatgtaaataaaccccttttatcaatacaataaaataagaactaaattacttaataaaataacattcaattaaataataaataataataaaggcctTATTTCTAATTTACATGTACTTTAACttgataactaaaataaaaaaactaaaatgaaatgaataaaaactatataggtgtatttaaaaggaaaaaataaactaagaccaacgacaaaattacaaaaactttaacaaaaataaataaaattaaaacatattcaaaacataaataaaaactataatatcatATCAATTATGCACAAATAACGCTGGTTCACCgaggaaaaataaatatcacaCATATAGCTGTGTTTTTAGATGCATGTTGATTCAATTCACATAATAACTTAGGCTGcaatgtttttacaaatattatttaaaaaataaataataataataataaataaaaaaaaatatatatatatatatatatatatatatatatatataatatattatttgcattaaaaaagccatcccaaaaaataaacagaattataaCGAACGAAAGAAACAAATAAGAGATGTGCATTGTGCGCTCTTTTGCCTGagataattcacacaaaaaaaaaaatttcaaaaattgACCTATCGCATTAAAGTTGAGCCAGCTCTCATTACAGGTTTCGTATAAATAGTGATAGAGCTTCCTGCCCCGCGCTGCGACTCCGGTCCCCAGCAGCAGCGAGCTGCACACGGGCTCTATGGCCTCCACCAGCCGCACTGAGATCAGGACGCAGAGCAGCACGGTGGTCCATGCACGAGGCGACCGatatttcattttacaaaaaCGAGCATCTATATTTTTCAttggaaaaagaaaggaaaatcaaCGACAACACGGGGATCCATCTAACAGCACCAACCTTTCCTACTTGGGAAAAGTGACGTCGTTTGCGCACGACGCATGCGCGCAGCGTTCTGTTCAACGGCgcacgttttttttattttgcaatttggTCATTACTAGGTCAAAACTGTGAATATTAAGTACTTGCCAATGCGTTTACATATTATGAGATGAGATATGATATCTGGCTGaattattttatcataatataaattattaatgcaATTATTAAGATACTTGCGAACAAATACAAGTCAATAAGCAGCATCACAACCCTGAAAGCACAC
Coding sequences within:
- the LOC113064447 gene encoding torsin-1A-like isoform X1, with translation MKNIDARFCKMKYRSPRAWTTVLLCVLISVRLVEAIEPVCSSLLLGTGVAARGRKLYHYLYETCNESWLNFNAIGLKNDLNTKLYGQHVAAEVIIKAVTGFMNNKTPKKPLVLSLHGWTGTGKNFVSQLIAENIYEKGMTSNFVHLFTATAHFPHEAHIDSYKTQLQEWIRGNVSICPRSMFIFDEMDKMHPGLIDSIKPYLDFYDNLNGVSYRQAIFIFLSNAGGENIVQVALDFWRDAREREEIQLKDLETALSLSVFNNKNSGFWHTSLIDKNLVDFFVPFLPLEYKHIIQCGLAEMVSKGHVPDKEVVESMARDLNYFPKEERVFSMQGCKVIPSRLDFYI